The genome window GCAATTGCCGAAGCTTATGGATATGACGCAATAGCCTCTGGGATAAATTTAGAGGAAGCTGGAGCTTATCCAGATAACGAGATGGAGTTCATAAGGTTGTTAAATAGATTAAGCCCATATGCGACTGGTCCAAATAAGAAAATCGAGGTATTAATGCCAGTTGGCAATTTAGTAAAGCATGAAATAGTAAAGTTGGGATACGAAATTGGTGCTCCATTACATTTAACATGGAGCTGTTATGAAGGAGGGCAAAAACATTGTGGAAAATGTGGACCTTGCTATATGAGGAAAATGGCGTTTAAGATCAATGGACTTAGAGATCCAGTTGAATATGCCGATGAATGACAGAATACTTTAATAACCATATGAATAGTAATATATTTTATGCTGTCTCCTATAGAATTTTTTGTTACAGTTGTGCTAATAAGTGCTCTTTCAGGGATACTAGGTGCTTTAACTGGTCTAGGTGGAGCTACGTTTTTAGTACCAATTTATACACTATATCTAAATATACCTATTGCCTATGCCTCTGGAGCTAGTTTAATTTCAACTATAGCAACCTCTAGCGGTGCAGCAAGTGCCTACATTAAGGATAGAATAACCAATGTAAAAATAGGGATGGGGCTTGAGATAGCTACAACAACAGGATCTATAGCTGGAGCCTTAACTGTAGCCTACATTTATGCACATCATTTAGAATTTATAGTGTACATTGTTTTTGGGATTGTTCTCCTTTCTCAAGTTTATGTGCAACTTACTAAGTCTAAATTTGAGCTTCCTAAACCCATTAAACCAGATTGGACAACTAGAGTTTTTGAGCTCTATGGAAAATATTATGATACAGCACTAAAACAAGAGGTCGAATATCATGGTGTGAGGTGGTGGTTAGGCGAAATAATTATGTTCTTTGCTGGTTTCATTTCAGGCTTATTAGGAATAGGCTCGGGGGCATTGAAAGTTCTAGGAATGGATTGGGCGATGAACCTACCAATGAAAGTTAGTACTACTACCAGTAATTTCATGATTGGCGTAACTGCTGCAACTGGAAGTTCAATTTACTGGATATTCGGATATATACAACCATTTTTAGCTGCGGGTACTGCGTTAGGTGTTCTGATTGGCGCATTTATTGGAATTAAAATCTTAGTG of Sulfolobus sp. E5-1-F contains these proteins:
- a CDS encoding sulfite exporter TauE/SafE family protein, whose protein sequence is MLSPIEFFVTVVLISALSGILGALTGLGGATFLVPIYTLYLNIPIAYASGASLISTIATSSGAASAYIKDRITNVKIGMGLEIATTTGSIAGALTVAYIYAHHLEFIVYIVFGIVLLSQVYVQLTKSKFELPKPIKPDWTTRVFELYGKYYDTALKQEVEYHGVRWWLGEIIMFFAGFISGLLGIGSGALKVLGMDWAMNLPMKVSTTTSNFMIGVTAATGSSIYWIFGYIQPFLAAGTALGVLIGAFIGIKILVRVTNKTIRYIFTAILVFLGIQMILRGLGYGL